Proteins from a single region of Papaver somniferum cultivar HN1 unplaced genomic scaffold, ASM357369v1 unplaced-scaffold_48, whole genome shotgun sequence:
- the LOC113342823 gene encoding nodulin-13-like: MGGKYSIPIDADANLKKNGISAYTGSISSVSTGGIFRAIFVEGHILLPQLVPETVTGVDLNSDGRVSSFTFAGGMKLMVDEIDMENLSLKCTMPDTDAHNSTDFIVTNCIFEPSPHFGSVIKTSSTFEPKGDADLADDVLQSRIKKIHEIFKVVSGYLGENPDVCA, translated from the exons ATGGGTGGTAAGTATAGCATTCCAATCGATGCGGATGCGAATTTAAAGAAAAACGGAATCTCAGCCTACACTGGTAGCATTAGCTCAGTTTCAACTGGCGGAATCTTCCGTGCTATATTCGTGGAGGGACATATTTTGCTTCCTCAACTCGTGCCAGAAACGGTAACAGGTGTTGATTTAAACTCTGATGGAAGAGTCTCATCTTTTACCTTTGCCGGAG GTATGAAGCTAATGGTGGACGAAATTGATATGGAAAATTTATCGCTCAAGTGCACTATGCCTGATACTGATGCTCATAATAGCACCGATTTCATCGTTACAAACTGCATATTTGAACCATCTCCACATTTTGGATCGGTCATCAAAACGAGTAGCACTTTCGAACCAAAAGGTGACGCTGATCTAGCTGACGATGTATTGCAATCCCGAATTAAGAAGATTCACgagattttcaaagttgttagtGGTTACCTTGGTGAAAATCCTGATGTTTGTGCGTAA
- the LOC113342862 gene encoding glyceraldehyde-3-phosphate dehydrogenase 2, cytosolic-like: MLIGVVDSDSTEKTYMFKYDNVHGQWKHHELKVKDTKTLLFGEKEVAVFSCTNPEEIPWDDTGAEYIVESTGMFTKKDKDAAHLKGGAKKVIISSPRCSRNALG, from the exons ATGCTGATAGGAGTGGTGGATTCAGATTCAACAGAAAAG ACATACATGTTTAAGTACGACAATGTCCACGGTCAATGGAAGCACCATGAACTCAAGGTTAAGGACACTAAGACTCTCCTCTTCGGTGAGAAGGAAGTTGCAGTCTTTAGTTGCACAAACCCTGAGGAGATCCCATGGGATGATACTGGAGCTGAATACATTGTTGAGTCAACTGGAATGTTCACTAAGAAGGACAAAGATGCTGCTCATTTGAAG GGTGGAGCCAAGAAGGTTATCATTTCTTCTCCCAGGTGCAGTAGAAATGCGCTGGGTTGA